The Cucurbita pepo subsp. pepo cultivar mu-cu-16 chromosome LG08, ASM280686v2, whole genome shotgun sequence genome contains a region encoding:
- the LOC111800653 gene encoding uncharacterized protein LOC111800653 isoform X4, with amino-acid sequence MDYDDNDFQSQNLHLAGEGSAKFPPVLRQYALPKFDFDDPLQGHVRFDSLVEAEVFLGIENNEDNQWIEDYSRGSSGIGISSCAAESCSILRRKNVWSEATSSESVEMLLKSVGQEDINLAPTVTGKSNACEKLDYLTNPMDPTLKDDGSSFSEVGDVQPTLLPDISLEELHVNEDIRGEQQQPQMDDPTEFQGIQTVDGSLDEDDPGVSHELDDIPASEGSPVIEENSKLTCPSTPGTFAAISLEDKGQDDFTASGKHINNLVTFTQAGSGKLSNQNIEQQIKDLCKNPVNTHIENIEQDSHDFSKEDHPLLSPTVAVERLIVDSTTANFQSHASMTLKGDCEFHSGSGEFTSGVPAETDNFDDKVLCNNLEIGNPSEENMHEVLPTVVEGDARTEACAGEGENIDAEVCAFQGPKVHSVGQMANTQEILIEEQQCFPLDIEIQNSKSESSASAIDESNSSKVDKSISGHIRDIPDNFSKETQGIVSSRDVCECTLPSDNFPTTGAESTHLCEENKPCQPVDSHAEHASVSDMEERRLSSDSISVNDKTTESPVTDKRIVSPSFQQSGVESETIDTKLESSVNAGEESVAVSVSTSDHTSEAVCAISVSGLEDANVRPCGILQGDSLPLVEALTDRKDADDKEYLLQPNVVEFTQPDRKEESVVILPAEGSSLLDTSQPVAEFHPLSQADKSACVTAGQGLDESVDQSISKNLNTDGCNTESQPIPQVDVANNLIQDCGQEMDIDPAFLKTTAKACGGVKKSDAAGLKEGSLCSATFPQPHEQTTVMESDNCTDTDKHPNLPDVVKTTVASCDPDEKDSNNGPLSKNVEAPEANGTVVGNASSGSQLPKGNGASESETVLTFVSSSSVDLPKNYSDIAVAPAANASLVVAGPQSSSGLSKLDVKNAQEISHRSPQVSEVKVARGRSKGTSERKNRRVSAKGSGKESSAKGSHMRKSEKLEQSKSTPMRNPGIFQLAQSNEIQHHGHVESSGAKPFVFIGASASSIPDLNNSLKNSASPSQMFLQPFTDLQQVQLRAQIFVYGALIQGTAPDEAYMLAAFGGHDGRTNLWENAWRMCVDRLHGKKTQPINPETPLQSQSGRSTEKGNKQSTLQSKAVSPPVSRVSSKNTSTVLNPIIPLSSPLWNISTPSSTLQPSIMPRSPVIDYQQALSPLHPYQTPPVRNFIGHNLSWFSQTPLHSTWVATQTSTPDSGAQFSGLPNTEPVLLTPVKESSMPQSSTVKPSGSMVHGGTTCNALTGASPLLELKKVSVTTGQNLTESKTRKRKKITVSEDPGLITMQVQPHLKPVSAVVTTTISTLATSPSVYLKAPSENLILSASSLCPPTHPKNAGQDLRGKTMFSEETLGKVAEAKQVAEDAALFASEAVKHSAELWSQLDRQKNSELVSAVEAKLASAAVAIAAAASVAKAAAAAANVALNAARQAKLMADQALTSSSHEVSCHSNEVPVHGSAVGVGKATPASILRGEDGGNSSSSIIVAAREAARKRVEAASAASKHAENVDAIVKAAELAAAAVSQAGKLVAMSDPLPLGKLVEAGPEGYWKVPQVSSEMVMRSDDVNGGYSNSAIKHPREGLSGKNEIQASVNVTSLIPGDISMGSVENHPRLVEGIPSSVPPRENDLRGDKDQNASGLTKTIGVVPESEVGERSSQNECEKPKDLRQSSIKEGSHVEVFKDGNGLKASWFTANVLSVKEGKAYVSYTELQPEQGSGQLKEWVALDGQGGMAPRIRISRPMTSLPSEGTRKRRRAVAGDYIWSVGDKVDAWMQNSWHEGVVAEKDAKDETTYTVCFPARGETSTIKVWNLRPTLIWKDGEWLELSGSYVNDYSHETVMPQEKRMKLGSPAAEVKRKDKMPTIVEDVESVKPADSSLPSLAANEKIFNVGRHTQTENKSNPLKTGRTGMQKGTSRVVIGVPRPGKKRKFMEVSKHYDAGARTTEANDSAKLAKNLLPQGSTSKGSKRTSKYETKEKHANDAKPMGVKSGKQPSLSEEAVITKDPGSQNEGASGKNDQMDVPSFCSIEEAPEGSVLFPPAHAPKKASSFHSKPERANKGKLAPAAAKLAKIEEEKVFIGNSNKPNSNVIEPRRSNRRIQPTSRLLEGLQSSLTISKIPFISHDKGQRSQSRNASRGNKI; translated from the exons ATGGATTATGATGACAATGACTTTCAAAGCCAGAATCTTCATTTAGCTGGTGAAGGAAGTGCCAAATTTCCTCCTGTTCTTCGGCAATATGCTCTCccaaagtttgattttgacgACCCCCTTCAGGGGCATGTAAGATTTGATAGTTTGGTTGAAGCTGAGGTGTTCTTGGGTATTGAGAATAACGAAGATAATCAGTGGATTGAAGATTATTCTCGTGGAAGTAGTGGGATAGGGATTAGTTCTTGTGCAGCAGAATCTTGTTCTATATTGAGACGGAAAAATGTTTGGTCGGAGGCCACTTCCTCTGAATCTGTTGAAATGTtattgaaatctgttgggcaGGAAGATATCAATCTCGCACCAACGGTTACTGGGAAGTCAAATGCTTGTGAGAAATTGGACTACCTAACAAACCCAATGGACCCTACTTTAAAAGATGACGGTAGTAGTTTTTCTGAAGTAGGCGATGTACAGCCTACGCTACTACCAGATATAAGTCTTGAGGAATTGCATGTTAATGAGGACATAAGAGGGGAGCAACAACAGCCTCAAATGGACGACCCTACTGAATTTCAAGGGATTCAAACTGTTGATGGAAGTTTGGATGAGGATGATCCCGGTGTTTCCCATGAACTTGATGACATTCCAGCAAGTGAGGGAAGTCCAGTTATTGAAGAAAACAGTAAGCTAACATGTCCAAGTACGCCTGGTACTTTTGCTGCCATATCATTGGAAGATAAAGGGCAAGATGATTTTACCGCTTCAGGAAagcatataaataatttggttACTTTCACGCAAGCAGGCAGTGGAAAGTTGAGCAATCAGAATATTGAACAGCAAATAAAAGATTTATGCAAGAATCCTGTTAACACacatattgaaaatattgaacAAGATTCACATGATTTTAGTAAAGAAGACCACCCTCTTTTATCACCTACAGTTGCAGTAGAAAGATTGATTGTGGATTCTACTACTGCGAATTTTCAGTCCCATGCAAGTATGACCTTGAAGGGAGATTGTGAGTTCCATTCAGGTAGTGGAGAGTTTACATCTGGAGTTCCTGCTGAAACTGACAATTTTGATGATAAGGTCTTGTGTAACAATTTGGAGATCGGGAATCCGTCCGAAGAAAACATGCATGAGGTATTACCTACAGTTGTTGAAGGCGATGCTAGAACGGAGGCTTGTGCAGGTGAGGGGGAAAACATTGATGCTGAAGTTTGTGCCTTTCAAGGGCCTAAAGTTCATTCAGTTGGGCAGATGGCTAATACACAGGAAATACTTATTGAAGAGCAGCAATGTTTTCCCTTGGACATAGAGATACAGAATAGTAAGTCTGAGTCTTCTGCATCTGCCATAGATGAAAGTAATTCCTCTAAGGTCGACAAAAGCATCAGTGGTCATATCAGAGATATTCCTGATAATTTTTCAAAGGAAACACAAGGTATTGTTAGTTCTAGAGATGTTTGTGAGTGCACTCTTCCCTCAGACAACTTTCCTACCACGGGGGCTGAATCAACACACTTATGCGAGGAAAATAAACCGTGCCAGCCAGTTGATAGCCATGCTGAACATGCTTCTGTCAGTGACATGGAAGAAAGGCGGTTATCTTCTGATTCTATTAGTGTGAATGACAAGACTACTGAGTCTCCTGTCACAGATAAGAGAATTGTATCCCCGTCTTTTCAACAGAGTGGTGTCGAAAGTGAGACGATAGATACAAAATTGGAGTCCAGTGTTAATGCTGGTGAGGAATCAG TTGCAGTGTCAGTTTCTACCTCTGACCACACATCTGAGGCAGTATGTGCTATATCAGTTTCTGGCTTAGAGGATGCCAATGTGAGACCATGTGGCATATTACAGGGCGACTCCTTACCCTTAGTTGAAGCTTTGACAGACAGAAAAGATGCTGATGACAAAGAGTATCTATTGCAACCTAATGTAGTGGAGTTTACTCAACCAgatagaaaagaagaaagtgtTGTGATACTTCCTGCTGAAGGAAGTTCTCTGTTGGATACTTCTCAACCTGTGGCGGAGTTTCATCCTCTTTCTCAAGCTGACAAATCTGCTTGTGTTACTGCTGGCCAGGGATTAGATGAAAGTGTTGATCAATCtatttcaaagaatttgaATACAGATGGCTGCAACACAGAGAGCCAACCTATTCCTCAAGTAGACGTTGCCAATAATCTTATCCAGGACTGCGGACAGGAAATGGACATTGATCCAGCTTTTTTGAAGACAACTGCAAAAGCATGTGGTGGTGTTAAAAAGTCAG ATGCTGCTGGCTTAAAGGAAGGTTCATTATGTTCAGCTACTTTTCCTCAACCTCATGAACAGACGACTGTGATGGAGAGTGATAATTGTACTGATACTGATAAACATCCTAATTTACCTGATGTTGTCAAAACTACTGTGGCTTCTTGTGATCCAGATGAAAAGGATTCAAATAATGGGCCATTAAGTAAGAATGTTGAAGCTCCAGAGGCCAATGGTACGGTGGTTGGCAATGCATCGTCTGGTTCCCAGTTGCCCAAAGGAAACGGTGCCTCCGAAAGTGAGACAGTTCTTACCTTTGTGTCCAGTTCATCGGTAGATCTGCCAAAAAATTATTCTGATATTGCAGTTGCACCAGCAGCCAATGCTTCTTTG GTTGTGGCGGGACCTCAATCATCTTCTGGCCTATCCAAATTGGACGTCAAGAATGCTCAGGAAATTTCGCATAGGAGCCCTCAGGTGTCTGAGGTAAAAGTTGCACGTGGTCGTTCCAAGGGCACTTCTGAGCGTAAAAATAGGCGTGTTTCTGCCAAAGGATCAGGGAAAGAGTCATCTGCAAAGGGTAGTCACATGAGGAAATCAGAGAAACTAGAGCAATCTAAAAGTACGCCCATGCGCAATCCTGGAATTTTCCAGCTTGCACAGTCTAATGAGATACAACATCATGGGCATGTGGAGTCCAGTGGTGCTAAACCATTTGTCTTTATTGGTGCTTCAGCTTCCAGCATTCCAGACTTGAACAATTCTTTGAAGAATTCTGCTTCCCCATCTCAAATGTTTCTACAGCCTTTCACAGACTTGCAGCAAGTTCAATTGCGCGCTCAGATTTTTGTTTATGGAGCTTTGAT TCAAGGTACAGCACCAGATGAGGCATACATGCTGGCTGCATTTGGAGGACACG ATGGTAGAACAAACCTTTGGGAGAATGCCTGGCGTATGTGTGTGGACAGGCTTCATGGAAAAAAAACTCAGCCTATTAACCCAGAGACACCTTTGCAATCACAATCCG GTAGGAGTACTGAGAAAGGAAataaacaaagtacactacaAAGTAAAGCTGTATCTCCTCCAGTCAGTCGAGTTAGCAGTAAGAATACTTCAACGGTGTTAAATCCTATTATCCCTCTTTCCTCACCACTCTGGAATATTTCCACACCTTCAAGTACTTTGCAACCTAGTATTATGCCTCGAAGTCCAGTCATAGACTATCAGCAAGCACTTTCTCCATTGCATCCGTATCAGACTCCTCCTGTCAGGAACTTCATTGGTCATAATCTGTCATGGTTTTCTCAGACCCCATTACATAGTACCTGGGTTGCTACTCAGACATCGACACCTGACTCTGGTGCACAGTTTTCTGGTTTGCCAAATACTGAGCCAGTTCTCTTAACGCCAGTGAAGGAATCATCTATGCCACAATCCTCCACCGTGAAGCCCTCTGGTTCAATGGTTCACGGTGGAACTACTTGTAATGCATTAACTGGGGCATCCCCCCTGCTCGAGTTAAAAAAGGTGTCAGTAACCACCGGGCAAAATTTGACTGAATCaaaaacgagaaaaagaaagaagattacAGTTTCTGAGGATCCGGGCCTTATAACTATGCAGGTTCAACCACATTTAAAACCAGTTTCAGCTGTGGTTACAACTACAATTTCTACTCTTGCAACATCTCCATCTGTCTACCTTAAGGCACCTTCTGagaatttgattttatctGCATCTTCATTGTGTCCACCTACTCACCCAAAGAACGCCGGTCAAGATTTGAGAGGGAAAACTATGTTTTCGGAGGAAACACTTGGCAAGGTTGCGGAGGCTAAGCAAGTGGCTGAGGATGCTGCACTGTTTGCATCTGAAGCTGTTAAACACAGTGCAGAATTGTGGAGTCAATTGGACAGACAGAAAAATTCAGAATTAGTATCAGCTGTTGAAGCTAAACTAGCTTCTGCAGCTGTTGCAATAGCAGCAGCTGCTTCCGTCGCAAAGGCTGCAGCTGCTGCTGCCAATGTGGCATTAAATGCTGCACGTCAAGCAAAATTGATGGCTGATCAGGCGTTGACTTCATCTAGCCATGAAGTTTCTTGTCACAGCAATGAAGTTCCTGTTCATGGAAGTGCTGTTGGTGTAGGGAAGGCCACTCCAGCGTCCATCTTGAGGGGTGAAGATGGAGGAAATAGTTCCAGTTCTATTATTGTTGCTGCTAGGGAGGCAGCTAGAAAGAGGGTTGAAGCTGCATCAGCTGCTTCTAAGCATGCTGAAAATGTGGATGCCATTGTCAAAGCTGCCGAGCTGGCAGCAGCTGCGGTGTCACAAGCTGGAAAGTTAGTTGCCATGAGCGATCCTCTTCCCTTGGGCAAGTTAGTAGAAGCTGGTCCAGAGGGTTATTGGAAAGTCCCTCAAGTTTCATCTGAGATGGTTATGAGATCTGATGATGTTAATGGAGGATATTCCAATTCAGCAATTAAGCATCCTAGAGAGGGACTGTCAGGTAAGAATGAAATTCAGGCAAGTGTCAATGTCACTTCACTTATTCCTGGAGACATATCTATGGGTTCTGTTGAGAATCATCCCAGATTGGTCGAAGGTATCCCAAGTTCTGTACCACCTCGTGAAAATGATCTGAGAGGGGACAAGGACCAAAATGCTTCTGGCCTGACAAAAACCATTGGTGTTGTTCCAGAATCTGAGGTTGGAGAAAGATCCTCCCAGAACGAGTGTGAAAAGCCCAAGGATTTAAGACAAAGTAGCATCAAGGAAGGTTCCCATGTCGAG GTTTTTAAGGATGGAAATGGATTAAAAGCTTCTTGGTTCACAGCCAATGTGCTGAGTGTGAAGGAAGGGAAAGCTTATGTGTCCTACACTGAACTTCAACCTGAACAAG GGTCAGGTCAACTAAAGGAGTGGGTTGCTCTTGATGGTCAAGGGGGTATGGCACCAAGGATACGAATTTCTCGTCCTATGACTAGCTTGCCAAGTGAAGGAACGAGGAAGAGACGCCGAGCAGTTGCAGGGGACTACATCTGGTCAGTTGGAGACAAAGTTGATGCTTGGATGCAGAATAG CTGGCATGAAGGAGTGGTTGCTGAGAAGGACGCAAAAGATGAAACGACATATACTGTCTGCTTTCCAG CTCGAGGTGAAACGTCCACTATCAAAGTTTGGAATCTCCGGCCTACTCTCATATGGAAAGATGGGGAATGGCTTGAGTTATCCGGCTCATATGTAAATGACTATTCTCATGAG ACTGTTATGCCTCAGGAAAAGCGCATGAAGTTGGGCAGTCCAGCTGCAGAGGTTAAAAGGAAGGATAAAATGCCTACGATTGTGGAGGATGTAGAATCAGTGAAGCCAGCGGACTCAAGTTTGCCTTCGCTAGCagcaaatgaaaaaatatttaatgttggTAGACATACTCAAACTGAGAACAAGTCTAATCCATTAAAAACTGGTCGGACTGGTATGCAGAAGGGCACATCAAGAGTGGTTATTGGTGTTCCCAGGCctggaaaaaagagaaaatttatggAAGTGAGCAAACATTATGATGCGGGTGCTCGAACTACTGAAGCAAATGATTCCGCTAAGTTGGCCAAGAATTTGCTGCCGCAAGGATCTACCTCCAAAGGATCaaaaagaacttcaaaatATGAAACGAAGGAAAAACATGCAAATGACGCCAAGCCCATGGGTGTCAAGTCCGGAAAGCAGCCAAGTTTGTCAG AGGAAGCAGTTATCACCAAGGATCCTGGAAGCCAGAATGAGGGTGCTTCAGGGAAGAACGACCAAATGGATGTTCCTTCTTTTTGTAGCATTGAAGAAGCACCAGAGGGCTCGGTCTTATTTCCTCCAGCACATGCTCCCAAGAAAGCATCCTCATTTCACTCGAAGCCTGAACGAGCAAATAAAGGAAAACTTGCTCCTGCAGCTGCGAAATTGGCAAAAATTGAGGAAGAGAAGGTTTTCATTGGGAATTCTAACAAACCAAATTCTAATGTTATTGAGCCACGTAGATCCAACCGCCGAATTCAGCCGACCTCAAGA TTATTAGAGGGACTGCAAAGCTCATtgacaatttcaaaaattccTTTTATTTCACACGATAAAGGTCAAAGAAGCCAGAGCAGGAATGCATCTAGAG GGAATAAAATCTAA